From the genome of Fibrobacter sp. UWH6:
GCTTTTGCTCCTCGTGAAAATACCCGCATAAAGATGCGCGGTAATGACGGCAATTTTGTACATGGCGGCGTCAGCCTCCAAGAAATGGTTGTTCCGGTGGTAGAATGCTATTTCTTGCGTGGAGGAAACAAGGAACTGGTGAATAATCGTTCTAAGTACGAAACTAAGCCTGTGTCAATCAATTTGCTTTCTACTGGCCGCAAGGTAAGCAACTTGATCTTTACGCTGGATTTCTTCCAGGAAAATCTGGTATGTGACAATCGAGAAAAGGCTGAATATAAGGTCTATTTCGTGGATTCTGCTGGCAATAAAATTTGCGAGGAACAGAAGATTGTTGCAGACAAGAAGACCGAGGATGAAAAACTTAAGCCCTTTAAGGTCAATTTCAAACTGAAACAGGCCAAGTACAATAATACGGATGATTATTATTTGGTCATTGCAGACGATAAGGGACTAGAAGTTAACAGAATTAACTTCCAAATCGATATACCCTTTGCTACAGACGACTTTAACTTCTTTGCTTAATTAGGTAATGGTATGAGTGACGTTCGTGAAACTATTAAGGTGAAGCTCCGTGAAAACTTTGCGGGTAAGATTGTCCGTAAGGACCTTACGAAGAAGATTAAGGAAGGGGCGAACGTTCCGGTATATGTCCTTGAGTTCCTTCTAGGTCAGTATTGTAGCTCCGATGACGAGACTATCATTGAACAGGGGGTTCAGCAGGTTAAGAAAATCCTTGCTGATAACTTCGTGCGCCCTGATGAAGCGGAAAAAATTAAGTCGCGTCTTCGCACCAAGGGAACCTATACTGTAATTGACAAACTCTCGGTTACGCTCAATACGAAAAATGACTGCTACTTTGCCGAGTTTTCGAACTTGGGCTTCAGCACTGCGGAGGGGATTGTTGTTCCCGACGAGTATCCTGAAAAGTACGACCGACTGCTCTGTGGTGGAATTTGGTGCATTGTTCAGCTTGACTATGAGTTCGTTGAAGAGGAAAAGGGGGTGACCCCTATCCGAATCCGCAAAGTGACTCCGATACAGATGCCTCGAATCGACATTGACGAATTGAAGGCTGGGCGTAAGGCGTTCTCCAAGGAAGAATGGATCGATGTTATGCTCCGTTCCACGGGTATGGAGCCTGATTCCCTCACGGATCGCGAAAAGTGGCTCCTGATGGCTCGTATGCTGCCTTTAGTGGAGAACAACTATAACCTTTGCGAACTAGGCCCTAGAAGCACCGGTAAGAGCCATATTTACAAGGAAATTTCACCGAATAGTATCCTTGTGTCTGGTGGTCAAACCACTGTTGCAAACCTCTTCTACAATATGGGTCGTAAAACCGTGGGACTTGTTGGCCTTTGGGACTGTGTCGCCTTTGACGAAGTTGCAGGAATCAACTTCAAGGACAAGGATGGTGTTCAGATCATGAAGGACTACATGGCTTCAGGTTCTTTTGCCCGTGGCAAGGAAGAGAAGGCCGCCAGTGCTTCTATGGTATTCGTTGGCAATATCAACCAAAGCGTGGACGTTCTTCTTAAGACATCCAGCCTGTTTGATCCGTTCCCGCCTGAAATGGGGACTGATACGGCTTTCTTGGATAGAATCCATTGTTATGTACCTGGTTGGGAAATCCCTAAGTTCCGTCCGGAACACTTCACTGGGGACTACGGCTTCATTACCGACTATTTGGCCGCATTCGTCCGCGAGTTGCGTAAAGAGCAGTATGGGGATGCCTTGGACCGTTATTTCCATCTTGGCAAGAACCTTAACCAGCGTGATACCATTGCGGTCCGTAGAACTGTTGGTGGCTTGTTGAAACTGATTTACCCTGATGGAGAGTTCTCCAAGGAACAGCTAGAGGAAATCCTTAAATTCGCCTTGGAAATGCGTCGCCGCGTCAAGGAACAGCTGAAGAAGCTGGGTGGCATGGAATTCTATGACGTAAATTTCTCCTACATCGATAATGAGTCCTTTGAGGAACATTATGTGTCCGTGCCCGAGCAGGGTGGTGGAAAGTTGATTCCCGATGGAGTTTGCAATCCCGGTCAGGTTTACACGGTTAGCCTAGGAAAATCGGGCATGCTGGGCGTATTCCGCCTAGAGAGTCAAATGCTTCCGGGCAATGGCAAGTTTGAACGTACGGGTCTCGGTAGCGAGCGCGATGCCAAGGAATCCTCTAGTGCTGCGTTTAACTTCTTGAAGGCAAATGGCAACCGTATTAGTGGCTCGATTAGCACGACCTCCAAGGATTATATCATCAACTATCAGGACCTTCAGGGTATTGGAATGACATCCACGCTGGCTCTGCCTTCGTTGATTGCCTTGTGCTCCATTGCATTGGACAAGCCGACCATCGGCACTATGGCTGTGCTGGGTGAAATTAGCATGAGCGGCACCCTGATGAAGGTGGAAAACCTTGCAAATGCCCTCCAGGTATGCTTGGATAGTGGTGCCAAGAAGGTTCTGCTGCCAATCACCTCTGCCGCCGATTTAGGAACGGTTCCACCGGAACTTGTCGGCTGCTTCAATCTCATCTTCTATAGCACGGCCGAGGACGCCGTATTCAAGGCTCTCGGGGTGGAGTAGACTGTAATCGAAAAGTTTACACGAATTTACCTAACTATATCGTGCAAACGATATAGTTTCTTGGCTGTACAACGAAAATGCGCTTGAAAGGGTTGGCGCAAGGAGAATAATAATGCTTCCGCAGAGAACTGCTCAACATATTAGTGATACGAAGGCTCTTCGTCTAATAATTTCGAAAATTCCTGATAAATGGATTGTCCGAAATTTAGAAGAACGTGATTATGGAATTGATTTGACTTTAGAACTGTTTGAAAACGATCCGCTAAATGCTGGAAAACAAAGGCCTAAAGGTCAGTATGTTCTACTTCAAGTAAAGGGTGCTGAAAAAAAATTTTCACCCAAGAATGGATTGTGTAAATTTTATTCGTTTAAAACGGCTACACTGGGATATGCCAATTTGTTCAATATACCGATGTTTCTTGTTTATGTGACTCACTTGGATCAGAAAATCCATTATGTGTGGTTACAAAAGTATATCGAAAAAAGACTTCGTGGAACTGATTGGGGCTTGGTTGAAAAGGTTAATATAGATGTCCCTGAGGAAAATGATTTATGTACCGATAATGGTCAAAACAAGTTTGAGGCCTTGGTAGAGCAAGATTATCGAGAGAAGGAAGCCAATGAAGTGATGAAAAAGTTCTTTTTCTTGAATCAACTTATGTATGGTTCTTTTAGAACTTTGGATAAAAAAGATTTGATGGATGCATGGATTGATTTTCTTGAAACCGCGTTGACCCTACAGTATTTTGATGACTATGATTCGTTTACAACGTATGCTGACATAGATGACTTGGAAAAGGATGCTTTGGATATATCGGGGTTGTTGAATTTCTGCAAGAAGGTGAAACGTCGTAGAAAAGCCCTTTTGGAGAATGAGCACTTGTTGCTTGGAGGGTGTTTGAAAAAGTTGGCTGAAATTACTGATTTAGCCTTGTCTGCTTATCAACAGAATTTCAAATTTTCTTTTTGACGAAAAAATGAAATTGTCATCTATTGACATTGGGCCTAATATATCTTTACTAGCATGGCGCAGTATAGATATGCAAGGAATGATAAAGGTGTCCTCTATGACATAGAGGACGTTACTCCGGATATCCGAAAGAATACCAATTTCTTCTGTGTTGGATGTGGTTGTTCGATGCGAGCAGGGCTAGGGAAGGTACGTGAGCATTATTTTGCTCATCAAAATTCCGATGCTGAACGCCAATGTAATCAAGAAACTTATCTCCATAAGCTTGGAAAACGCAAGTTTCTGGAACTGTACCAACTGCATAAGGCAAACGGAACACGCATGGCCGTTGCATTTAGGCGCCCTAGTGTGTGTGATGTTTCAGATTGTCCCTATGGGCAGACGGAACCTTGCCGTAATTCCGTTGTGGAAATGTATGAACTCTATCCCAGGTATTCTCAGGCAGTCGAGGAAGAATGGGATGAAATCTATAAACCCGATATTCGCTTGACAAATGAAGCTGGCGAAACCCTGTTTATAGAAATTTTTGTAACTCATCCTTGCTCGGAAGAGAAAATCAATTACGGAGTTCCTATAATTGAATTCTCGCTCCAATCTGACGAAGACTTAAATGTTATTTCGGATGAGGCTATGGCGGATGTGGATAATCCGCAAATAGAGTTCTACAATGCCCCATCGGAACCGGTAGTTGTTCCCCCTACATGTACAGAAAAAGTTGAAAAGGCTAGGATCGCCTTTCGTGATGAGCACCAGAGAAGCGTCAAAAGTAATACCGAACTATTGCTGCCGTACACAATAAAGCATATATGCCCGGACAAGGAGTGTCCTTTTCTTAAACAACCCGGTTGCTCCTGCTATGAAGCTCATAAAAATATTGATTTGACAGAGGCGTTACCTTACGTCGATGAAACGAATGGGCTTGTTTTGACTAATGGTCGAAAGCGCTTAAAGATTGATATGGTATTTAAATTCAATGAACGAAATCAGTATCCTGAAGGCGTTCAAGCGGCACAATACCTTGTTGACGATGTTTTAAAAGGTGATTTTGACCGAGTTAAGTATTTCAACTTTACATCAAGTAGAACTTGCAGAGCATGTGAAGACTGTGAATACATTCTTATTGTCCAACGTGAAGATGAAGGTATTCAAGCGTATAAGGAAAATCATCTCCCGCAGGTGTATGAACTCTTTAAGCAGGTAAAGTCAGGAATCTTGAGTTACATATTGGTAAATGTAGACGAGTTCAAAAGAAAGGTTGAGTTCGTGGAATGGGACGATCCAAATATCTTCAATGCGATGTTGTATAAGGCCTCAGTGGGTTATTTCGCTGGTGGAGCATCTGTGAAAAGTTGTTTTCTGTGTAGGCACATGACAGATAATAAGTACAGAAGTCAAAACAGCAATCAACCTATATATTGTTTCGCCACGCATTCTAGGTGCGATTCCACACAGGCTTGCTGTTGTGATCGATTTGAACCAGATAGGCGCCATTGGCTCAAACTAGTTCGTTTTGAAGATTGGCAAGAAGCGTTAAGCGAGTGCTGTGCAGAAACAATGTGGTTTAAGGACGAATAGCAATACTGTCGTTTTTCTTAAGTTTTTCAAAACACTTGAGTTTGTGCGATTTCCCAGATATATTTATGATGAACACCAAGGATTGTTCTTGTTGAAAGTGGTGTGCAGACTCATTTAGACATAGGGGAGGGGCTTATGGAACCTATCGTTAGCCTCGTCAATAACGTGAACATGCCGCAAGGTGGTGCGGTAGTAGATTATCAAGGCCTTGACTTTAGTTTGCTTTATGAAAGGTTCTTGGCTTTTCAGGAAATAGCTCCAAAAAGTTCTGATACATATAGAAAGGCAATTAAACAATTTCTTGCGTATCTTTCCGATTGTGGTATAAAAGCCCCTTCAAGAAGTGATGTTGTGGCTTATAGAAACAAGATGAAAGATGAGGGAAAGAAACCTTCTACGATGCGTTTGTATTTGACTGCGGTCAAGGTGTTTTTTCAGTGGTTGGATCAGGAAGGTATTTACAAGAATATCACCCAGAGAGTCAAAGGGTGTAAGTTGGATCATTCGTTTAAAAAGGATTATCTAACCTCGAATCAAGCTCGCAGACTTCTTGAAATCATGCCTCGTGAAACGGTTGAACAGAAACGAGATTATGCGATAATCCGATTGTCCTTAACAACGGGGTTAAGAACAATAGAAGTTGCTAGGGCTAATGTCGAAGATCTTCGTACGGTGGGCGACGATTTAGCTTTGTATGTTCAAGGCAAGGGTAAAGTGGAAAAATCCGTATTTGTGAAAGTGACGCCTAAAGCGGAGGAGGCTATTAGAGACTATCTTGCTGCTCGAGGACATGTTGCTCCCGAGTCACCATTGTTTTCTAGTGGCGCAAATCGTAATCATGGAGGACGCCTGACAACAAGAAGTGTTAGCAGAATTGAAAAGACTGCGTTGCTCCGCGCTGGCTTGGATAGTCCGCGTCTGACTGCCCACAGCCTTCGTCATACTGCGGCGACACTCAATTTGCTTAATGGTGGCTCTTTAGAGGAAACTCAGCAGCTGCTTCGCCATAGCAATATCAATACGACTCTTATTTACGTTCATAGTCTAGAAAGGGCTCGAAGTGAGAGCGAAGCGCGTATTGAAAGGGCTTTGGGATAAAGATTTCTTTCAAAAAGGAAAATACATGAAGTGTTACGCTGGCATTGGTAACCGGAATCTTGATGGCGCTGTTTGCGATGCTCGTAATCAAAAAAAATCGCTCCGATTATGTTTCGATTTGAAAGAAGCTCAATCTCGTCTGTATCTTTCTTTTTTTTGCCTTATGTAGGGCTTTTTCTTTGCCATGGTAGGCTCCTTTTTTTATTCCATAGTCTTTTTTTGAGGTTCAAAAAAAGGAGTGGTTGCAATATATTTTTTTTGACAATTTTTCCTTTTATCTCGATATATATATATATGATACAACCTCGGTCGCGTTTTTTTTACAATATGTGTTATATTAAGTATAAAACAAGGAGATTATATGAGCGCATTTGATAGTATTGTTTGCACCCAGGCTCGTCCGTTACCGGTCATTATTCTGGCTGATAATAGCGGCAGTATGGCCGATGATGGAAAGCTCGACTCGCTCAAGCATGCACTTGTTGACATGATCAAGTCATTCAAGGGTGCTTCATCCTCCAGCCTGGAAGCTGAAATCTATGTTTCAGTGGTGTCTTTCGGCAATAACAAGGCAACAATGGTCATTGAACCCAAGTCCGCAAGCGAAATTGCCGACAGCGCACCTTTGCTGGACGCAATCAATGGTATGCAGGCCAGCGGCAACACCCCCCTTGGCCTTGCCCTCACTAAGCTCGTCGACATGCTTGAACACAGGGAATCATATCCTTCCCGTGCATATCGCCCGTTCCTTGTACTTGCCTCCGACGGCATGCCCAACGATGAATGGGAAAATCCGCTTAAGCAGCTTCTTTCCGGCGAACGCGGCAAGAAGGCAACCCGTCTTGCGTTGTCCATTGGCGCCGATGCGGACGACTCTATGCTGGAAAAGTTCGTAGACAACAAGGAAATCCCGGTATTCAAGGCAACCGGAGTCGACGGAATTCGCAAGTTCTTCAAGTGCGTGACTATGTCCGCCATCAAGTCCAGCCAATCCGCCAGACCGGGCGAAATTGCTGCCGGGGAGGTCGTGAAAATCCTGGCCGATGACGACGGTGGACTTTTCGAGGATTAGTCGTTGCTTTCCAAGCTTCTAGCCAAGTTTCGGTGGAAACTCCTAACCGCATCCGTGCGTGGTCCGGGGCATGTCAAGGATGACAAGCCCAATCAGGACTGCGCCTTTGTCGGTTTTGTAGGCAAGTTTCTGCTTGTGATGGTATGTGACGGTCTTGGTTCCCATTCACATAGTGACTATGGTGCGAAGATACTCTGCGGGTTGTTTCCGGAATGCTTTCTTGAGTGGAGCAAGTACAGACCTAACAAGATTGACGACCTCCTGAGACTGCTACAGTCTCGCTGGCTGATCCGCGTGAGAAGCCTAGGCGTAGATACCTGTGGCTGCACCTGCCAACTTGCCATCCTGAACCCCAAGGGCAAGGGGTGGACTGCGCAACTGGGAGATGGAATGACCCTAGTTTGCCACGACGGTGAAATCAGCAAGTTCACCGAGGGAAAGAGTGGCTACGGGAACGAAACTGTCGCTATGGGAGATTGCAATCTTCAGCCGTACTGGAGAAAGAGCAAGGTAGACCTGTCCTCTCCGGGAGACAGGTTGCTGATAATGACCGACGGGATAAGCGAGGACATATTGCCACAGGCAGAAGGGAAATTCGTATCCACGTTCGACCTATTTTTCGGAAAATCCCGGTCCAGTGGAGAGAACGAACTTACCAAGGAACTGATTAACTGGCCGACCCCACACCACTTAGACGACAAGACCATTGTAGCCATTGAGTATAGGTAGATTATGATTTCGATGAAGGATATTCTGGACAAGATGCTGCTCACACAAGTAGGGACTGAAAACTCGGAAGTCTTCAAGCTTGTCGAATGCATTGGCGAAGGTGGCCAGGGTGCGGTCTACACGACGCAAAGAAAGAACCTTCTTGTCAAACTCAGCATCGCCAAGGAAGGTGCCGATGACGTCATCAAGGCAAAGTATAGGCGCTATGGTTCGTTAAGGGGTCGTCGCGACCTTCCGCAGTATCTGGCAAAACCCCTCAGTGAAATCACCCCCGTAGTCAAGGATGGATTCATCGTCTATGGATACGTAATGGAAATGATGGAGGACATGGTTTCGCTCCATTCCCTCTTCCGCAAGAATGGCGAAGACCCCACGGCATATATAAGCCGAATGGGTGGTATCCAGCGGATGTACGTCATCCTTCGAAAGATTGCCGAAATACTGGACGGCATCCACTCTATCGGCTATGTATACGGCGACCTGAATCCCAATAACGTCTTCATCTCGAAGGACCCTGCATATACCGAGGTTCAGCTGATCGACTGCGACAACCTGATGGTTGCCGCGGACTATGATGGGTTCATCTATTACCCAGGATACGGCGCTCCGGAAATACTCAAGGGAATGGCAAGGAACAGTTCCATTACCGATTCCTGGAGCTATGCTGTCCTTGCTTTCTACACCCTTCGACAGGCAATGCCTTTCCAGGGCAAGATGGTCATGGACGCAGGGACGATGGAACTATCTCAGCTGGAGCGTAAGGCCGAAGCAGGAGAACTACCCTTCATCGACGAAGACCAGAACAATGCCGCCGCACATGCTCTGCCCAAGGATGTGATGGAATCCCCGGCCTTGCAGCAGTTGTTCCAGAAGGCATTTGGCAATGACTCGTCACTGAGTTCGCGCCCCGTACTCCAGGAGTGGATCGCCGAGTTCCAGAACTGGGAGTATCGGTTTGTAAAGTGCGCCAACAAGACCTGCGGCTCTGTTTACCTGAAATACAAGGGAGTTGACAAGTGTCCATTTTGCGACGAGAAATCCATCGAGCCATTCGTCGTTTGTCGCAAGATGATTCGACACGACTTATCCTGCAGCCAGTATGACGCCCCAATTATTGCGGTCGACTCGCCCGTGAAAGTCGAAATTTCCATTTCCGAATACAGGATGCTTCAACTGGAAGTGAGGCTGGACGCCAATTCGAAGAAAGTCTATATCAAGCAGCTTGGCGACGAGGACATTACGGTTGAATGGTCAATCAAAGCCATTGGTGCGGGAAAGAAGGTCGTTCTACGTCCCAACACCCCAATCGGTCTTTCCGTCCTAAACAAGGAAGACAACTTCCTTCAGTTTGCTGAGTACGCCTTCTGCGAAGGCAATAAGGCTCGGGGAGTTCTAAGGTTCACCTGCGGAGGCCTCAATGGTTAACAGCGAACTCTACAACATAGCCTGTTCCTGCGCGAACGAATCCTGCTACACTGACATCGTCTTTGACGGAGATTCGATCCAGCTAAAAAAGTTCGACATCTTGGAATACACG
Proteins encoded in this window:
- the brxL gene encoding protease Lon-related BREX system protein BrxL is translated as MSDVRETIKVKLRENFAGKIVRKDLTKKIKEGANVPVYVLEFLLGQYCSSDDETIIEQGVQQVKKILADNFVRPDEAEKIKSRLRTKGTYTVIDKLSVTLNTKNDCYFAEFSNLGFSTAEGIVVPDEYPEKYDRLLCGGIWCIVQLDYEFVEEEKGVTPIRIRKVTPIQMPRIDIDELKAGRKAFSKEEWIDVMLRSTGMEPDSLTDREKWLLMARMLPLVENNYNLCELGPRSTGKSHIYKEISPNSILVSGGQTTVANLFYNMGRKTVGLVGLWDCVAFDEVAGINFKDKDGVQIMKDYMASGSFARGKEEKAASASMVFVGNINQSVDVLLKTSSLFDPFPPEMGTDTAFLDRIHCYVPGWEIPKFRPEHFTGDYGFITDYLAAFVRELRKEQYGDALDRYFHLGKNLNQRDTIAVRRTVGGLLKLIYPDGEFSKEQLEEILKFALEMRRRVKEQLKKLGGMEFYDVNFSYIDNESFEEHYVSVPEQGGGKLIPDGVCNPGQVYTVSLGKSGMLGVFRLESQMLPGNGKFERTGLGSERDAKESSSAAFNFLKANGNRISGSISTTSKDYIINYQDLQGIGMTSTLALPSLIALCSIALDKPTIGTMAVLGEISMSGTLMKVENLANALQVCLDSGAKKVLLPITSAADLGTVPPELVGCFNLIFYSTAEDAVFKALGVE
- a CDS encoding DUF4365 domain-containing protein, with amino-acid sequence MLPQRTAQHISDTKALRLIISKIPDKWIVRNLEERDYGIDLTLELFENDPLNAGKQRPKGQYVLLQVKGAEKKFSPKNGLCKFYSFKTATLGYANLFNIPMFLVYVTHLDQKIHYVWLQKYIEKRLRGTDWGLVEKVNIDVPEENDLCTDNGQNKFEALVEQDYREKEANEVMKKFFFLNQLMYGSFRTLDKKDLMDAWIDFLETALTLQYFDDYDSFTTYADIDDLEKDALDISGLLNFCKKVKRRRKALLENEHLLLGGCLKKLAEITDLALSAYQQNFKFSF
- a CDS encoding tyrosine-type recombinase/integrase, with the protein product MEPIVSLVNNVNMPQGGAVVDYQGLDFSLLYERFLAFQEIAPKSSDTYRKAIKQFLAYLSDCGIKAPSRSDVVAYRNKMKDEGKKPSTMRLYLTAVKVFFQWLDQEGIYKNITQRVKGCKLDHSFKKDYLTSNQARRLLEIMPRETVEQKRDYAIIRLSLTTGLRTIEVARANVEDLRTVGDDLALYVQGKGKVEKSVFVKVTPKAEEAIRDYLAARGHVAPESPLFSSGANRNHGGRLTTRSVSRIEKTALLRAGLDSPRLTAHSLRHTAATLNLLNGGSLEETQQLLRHSNINTTLIYVHSLERARSESEARIERALG
- a CDS encoding VWA domain-containing protein: MSAFDSIVCTQARPLPVIILADNSGSMADDGKLDSLKHALVDMIKSFKGASSSSLEAEIYVSVVSFGNNKATMVIEPKSASEIADSAPLLDAINGMQASGNTPLGLALTKLVDMLEHRESYPSRAYRPFLVLASDGMPNDEWENPLKQLLSGERGKKATRLALSIGADADDSMLEKFVDNKEIPVFKATGVDGIRKFFKCVTMSAIKSSQSARPGEIAAGEVVKILADDDGGLFED
- a CDS encoding PP2C family serine/threonine-protein phosphatase — its product is MLSKLLAKFRWKLLTASVRGPGHVKDDKPNQDCAFVGFVGKFLLVMVCDGLGSHSHSDYGAKILCGLFPECFLEWSKYRPNKIDDLLRLLQSRWLIRVRSLGVDTCGCTCQLAILNPKGKGWTAQLGDGMTLVCHDGEISKFTEGKSGYGNETVAMGDCNLQPYWRKSKVDLSSPGDRLLIMTDGISEDILPQAEGKFVSTFDLFFGKSRSSGENELTKELINWPTPHHLDDKTIVAIEYR
- a CDS encoding serine/threonine-protein kinase; amino-acid sequence: MISMKDILDKMLLTQVGTENSEVFKLVECIGEGGQGAVYTTQRKNLLVKLSIAKEGADDVIKAKYRRYGSLRGRRDLPQYLAKPLSEITPVVKDGFIVYGYVMEMMEDMVSLHSLFRKNGEDPTAYISRMGGIQRMYVILRKIAEILDGIHSIGYVYGDLNPNNVFISKDPAYTEVQLIDCDNLMVAADYDGFIYYPGYGAPEILKGMARNSSITDSWSYAVLAFYTLRQAMPFQGKMVMDAGTMELSQLERKAEAGELPFIDEDQNNAAAHALPKDVMESPALQQLFQKAFGNDSSLSSRPVLQEWIAEFQNWEYRFVKCANKTCGSVYLKYKGVDKCPFCDEKSIEPFVVCRKMIRHDLSCSQYDAPIIAVDSPVKVEISISEYRMLQLEVRLDANSKKVYIKQLGDEDITVEWSIKAIGAGKKVVLRPNTPIGLSVLNKEDNFLQFAEYAFCEGNKARGVLRFTCGGLNG